In Haematobia irritans isolate KBUSLIRL chromosome 1, ASM5000362v1, whole genome shotgun sequence, a genomic segment contains:
- the LOC142227632 gene encoding uncharacterized protein LOC142227632, translating into MFQIRKPRKMNKRKLDVICSPGTYKRISFDEEYQQNVVDEIAGDSFDEVVFTQSEDDFLFHVENEVITCTNDDEGTGKPVWIEPAVKFLISKVKELRPKVGKSASLKNKKQMWIKISEELCSLGYNFNSQQVETKYFSLERKYKRTQLYNSKTGRNRQTCPYQSELDDLLQEKKSINPDFVLDSEAEVSSADLKLIEGPNLSETDPCCSSSRKRKTALQQFIDMSEEHAKKKRRE; encoded by the exons atgtttcaaataCGTAAACCaagaaaaatgaataaaagaaaattggacGTAATTTGCTCACCGGGAACATACAAAAGAATTTCTTTCG ATGAGGAATACCAGCAAAATGTGGTGGACGAAATTGCTGGTGATAGTTTTGATGAAGTAGTTTTCACCCAGAGTGAAGATGACTTTCTTTTCCACGTTGAAAATGAAGTCATCACTTGCACCAACGACGATGAAGGAACCGGGAAGCCCGTGTGGATTGAGccagcagtaaaatttttgatatccaAAGTGAAAGAATTACGGCCAAAAGTGGGAAAATCGGccagcctaaaaaataaaaaacaaatgtggATAAAGATTTCAGAAGAATTGTGTTCACTTGGATACAATTTCAATTCTCAACAAGTGGAAACCAAGTATTTCAGTTTGGAACGGAAATACAAACGCACACAACTTTACAACTCTAAGACTGGTCGGAATAGGCAGACGTGCCCTTATCaaag CGAATTGGACGATCTTTTGCAAGAAAAAAAGTCTATAAATCCAGATTTTGTACTCGACAGTGAAGCGGAAGTGTCTTCGGCGGATTTAAAACTCATCGAAGGCCCAAATTTATCTGAAACAG ATCCATGTTGTTCATCATCAAGAAAACGGAAAACAGCCCTTCAACAATTCATAGACATGTCTGAAgaacatgcaaaaaaaaagagaagagAGTGA